In Nocardioides sp. WS12, the DNA window TCCCGACGACCTCTGCACGCACGAACTCGTTCGTCCTACGGACGAGGCTTTCCTGTTCCACTGTTCACTCCCTGCCGACCGATCGCTCGCTCGGTATCGTGACACGGCCGTCGACGCCGGTCAAGCAGAGGTGATGTCAGCGATGCCCGAGAAGGCCGTGCACCATCACCAGGTAGTCCGCGACGATCTCGTCGACCTCCATCGAACCGTCCTGTCGGTACCAGGACGCGACCCCGACGCAGAGTGTCGAGACCGCGCGCGCGGCCTCGCGCGGCGACGGGGTCGCGAAGACCCCTTCGGTCTCGCCATCGGTGATCAGGTCTTCGAGCATCCGCTGTTGTTCGTCGCGCAGCGCGACATAGGCCGACCGGTTCTCCGGGAGCAGGCTGCGGATCTCACTCGATGCGACGAACGCCTGTTCTTGACGGAACATGTGGAAGCGCAGCAGCGACTCGACCAGCGCGTCCAGCCGTTCCAGCGAGCCATCCCCGGCCGACGCCAGCGCCCCCCGGGAACGACCCAGGAGGTCGCCCATCACAGCAAGCATGAGGTCCACCAGAATCTCCTGCTTGGACCCGTAGTGGTGGTACAGGCCCGGCACCGACAAATCCGCTCGCGCAGCGATCTGACGGATGCTCGCTCCGTGATAGCCCTGCTCGGCGAAGACGCCGAGCGCACCCGCGAGAACCCGCGGCAAGGCGGCGGTGTCGTAGTCGCGCCAGTTCACGTCGACATCCATGCGGCCACTCTAGAAGGGCCTTCTCACGCCGGCTGACCGAGGAGCCGCTGGCCCTGGTGATTACTGTCCGTCCATGCCATCAGCAATCCCGGACATCGCCGTCATCGCAGGCAGCGGCTTCGACTCCCTGCTCAAGGAGCCTGTCAGCGTCACCATCGAAACGCCGTACGGCCTTCCCTCCGCAGACATCGCGATCGGCAACGTGGCTGGCCGTCGAGTGGCCTTGCTGGCCCGGCACGGATCGGCCAACGAACACCCGCCCCACCTGGTCAACTACCGCGCCAACATCTGGGCACTGCGCAAGGTCGGAGCACGGCGGATCCTGTCGGCCTGCACCGTTTCCAGCCTGCAGCCGGCGACCCGGCCAGGCACCTTCGTGGTGCCGGACCAACTGGTCGACCGCACCGGCCGGGTCCAGAGCTTCATGGACACCGGAATCGTGCACGCCCCCTTTGCAGAGCCGTTCTGCTCGCAGTTCCGCAGTTCCATTCTCAACGAGGACGTCATCGACGGCGGCACTCTCGTCGTGATCGACGGCCCCCGCTTCTCGACGCGCGCCGAGGCCGAGTGGTATGCCGCGCAGGGCTGGTCGATGATCAACATGACCGGGCAC includes these proteins:
- a CDS encoding TetR/AcrR family transcriptional regulator; translated protein: MDVDVNWRDYDTAALPRVLAGALGVFAEQGYHGASIRQIAARADLSVPGLYHHYGSKQEILVDLMLAVMGDLLGRSRGALASAGDGSLERLDALVESLLRFHMFRQEQAFVASSEIRSLLPENRSAYVALRDEQQRMLEDLITDGETEGVFATPSPREAARAVSTLCVGVASWYRQDGSMEVDEIVADYLVMVHGLLGHR
- a CDS encoding S-methyl-5'-thioadenosine phosphorylase encodes the protein MPSAIPDIAVIAGSGFDSLLKEPVSVTIETPYGLPSADIAIGNVAGRRVALLARHGSANEHPPHLVNYRANIWALRKVGARRILSACTVSSLQPATRPGTFVVPDQLVDRTGRVQSFMDTGIVHAPFAEPFCSQFRSSILNEDVIDGGTLVVIDGPRFSTRAEAEWYAAQGWSMINMTGHPEAILARELGLCFASLALVANRDAGVASTAPADEPRPPQHADSIDRLKGLVAQAISAMPALEECPCRTWLGTVDLPFELP